From a single Bacteroidetes Order II. bacterium genomic region:
- a CDS encoding group III truncated hemoglobin — MQNDIQTSDDIRYLVEAFYAQVRQDAVIRPHFEEIAKINWSLHLPKMYAFWEAVIFGKAGYKGDPMAVHIQLDQKKALTAAHFERWMAIWQETLHTNFKGQNTEKALKQAQAIQALMQHKINSFREPTEDIGVI; from the coding sequence GTGCAAAACGATATTCAAACGAGTGATGATATCCGGTATTTGGTAGAGGCCTTTTATGCCCAAGTACGTCAAGATGCCGTGATCCGACCCCACTTTGAGGAAATTGCAAAAATCAACTGGTCTTTGCATCTCCCTAAGATGTATGCCTTTTGGGAGGCGGTCATTTTTGGTAAAGCGGGTTATAAAGGCGATCCAATGGCGGTTCATATTCAGTTAGATCAAAAAAAAGCCCTCACCGCCGCTCATTTTGAGCGTTGGATGGCGATCTGGCAGGAGACACTCCATACCAATTTTAAGGGGCAAAATACCGAAAAAGCCCTGAAACAGGCCCAGGCGATTCAGGCATTAATGCAGCATAAAATCAATAGTTTCCGTGAACCCACCGAGGATATCGGGGTGATTTAA
- a CDS encoding phosphoenolpyruvate carboxylase, whose protein sequence is MPNRDQLFNIPDDEASSLSNAFQNQVNLLGSLLKTAIREHAGTATLDQLVLIWQKCERASSEDQPALLAEARDAIAALRIEEIQWLLRSFTAFFHLINQAERQEILRVNRSRSKAATDEKPRGESISEVVFQLKQNGFEREDVLQLLRHIRIEPTLTAHPTEARRRSILYKQQAIAELLESQNRQDQTGTEQQLLKDQMLYHILMLLATDEVRVETLNVLDEVKYALYFGQNVIREAVPDILNDLQKAVMTYYESAASRATPTGNLLRYRTWIGGDRDGNPLVTADVTRQVFDLQRRTMIAFWQGTLKGLWRELSISSHKVGVLGSLTDSIAADLNEEQVPESTLWPHRREPFRQKLTLMMHRLALMEENPQVYNSKRLVNDLQIIRDAIEASGWLGGTVSPLLQKALVQAQAFGFYLNAIDFRQHSAVHEHAVSELLKLGGVTPDYMAMSEKTRQSVLLKELENPRPLIPDYVWPELSKQTRETLETMRVIAEMAATDPDAIGSYIISMTSHLSDMFEVLLLAKEVGLWKARGRRIEAPIDIVPLFETIGDLEQALPFMEELFTHHLYKRHLKARGQYQEIMLGYSDSNKDGGYLMANWALHKAQGALAAICRKHEVQFQLFHGRGGSVGRGGGRANQGILAMPLACQNGRIRFTEQGEVISFRYSHKGIAHRHLEQVVHAMIAALAQANAPEADLSGGVPPERFEMMEAIAQAGQAAYHRLIHDPHFWAWYIRITPIEHISRLKIASRPVSRKSASEVDFEGLRAIPWGFAWTQTRYNVPGWFGLGEALSGYMAADASRLQTLQEAWQNWPVFRSMLQNAAREMGRARLKIAAQYAEKQQGHFHEMILADFQKAETAMKAIAGWQNLMDDVPVIQSLIRLRNPYTDAINLLQINLMERWRNSSEDHADQEKLHESLLLSINGLAAAMQSTG, encoded by the coding sequence ATGCCAAACCGAGATCAACTCTTTAATATACCAGACGATGAAGCCTCGTCGCTTTCTAATGCATTCCAAAACCAAGTCAATTTATTGGGTTCATTGCTCAAGACCGCCATTCGGGAGCATGCGGGAACGGCTACCTTAGACCAGTTGGTACTGATCTGGCAAAAATGTGAACGGGCCTCATCGGAAGACCAGCCCGCTTTACTTGCAGAAGCCCGCGATGCCATTGCCGCGTTACGGATCGAAGAAATCCAGTGGCTCTTGCGTTCATTTACAGCCTTTTTCCACCTCATCAATCAAGCCGAACGTCAGGAAATTTTACGTGTAAACCGGAGCCGTTCAAAAGCCGCGACCGATGAAAAACCACGCGGTGAATCTATATCCGAGGTTGTCTTTCAATTAAAACAAAATGGTTTCGAGCGGGAAGACGTACTTCAACTGTTGCGCCATATCCGGATTGAGCCTACGCTTACGGCGCATCCAACCGAGGCCCGTCGCCGGAGTATTCTTTATAAACAACAGGCGATTGCCGAACTACTGGAGTCCCAAAACAGGCAGGATCAGACAGGAACCGAACAACAATTGCTAAAGGATCAAATGTTGTATCACATTCTGATGCTGTTGGCGACCGATGAAGTGCGGGTGGAAACACTAAATGTGCTCGATGAGGTTAAGTATGCCTTGTATTTTGGACAAAATGTGATCCGAGAGGCGGTCCCAGATATTTTGAACGATTTGCAAAAGGCGGTCATGACCTATTACGAAAGTGCTGCATCACGGGCGACCCCCACCGGAAATTTATTGCGTTATCGCACTTGGATTGGGGGAGATCGTGACGGAAATCCATTGGTTACGGCTGATGTGACCCGGCAAGTGTTTGATTTACAAAGACGTACCATGATCGCATTTTGGCAAGGCACACTGAAGGGATTATGGCGCGAACTAAGCATCTCTTCACATAAAGTAGGTGTGCTAGGAAGCCTTACGGACTCTATTGCCGCAGACCTGAACGAAGAACAGGTTCCCGAATCTACCTTGTGGCCCCATCGCCGCGAGCCATTTCGGCAGAAACTTACATTGATGATGCACCGCCTTGCATTGATGGAAGAAAATCCGCAAGTTTATAACAGCAAGCGTTTGGTGAATGACCTACAAATCATCCGAGATGCCATCGAAGCCAGTGGATGGTTGGGCGGAACGGTTTCTCCTTTGCTCCAAAAAGCCTTGGTTCAGGCACAGGCATTCGGGTTTTACCTCAATGCCATAGACTTTCGGCAACATAGCGCGGTGCATGAGCACGCAGTCTCGGAATTGTTGAAATTAGGCGGTGTGACGCCCGACTACATGGCGATGTCTGAAAAAACAAGACAAAGTGTTTTATTGAAAGAACTGGAAAATCCAAGACCGCTTATTCCCGATTATGTCTGGCCAGAACTGAGCAAACAAACCCGTGAAACCCTCGAAACCATGCGGGTGATCGCAGAAATGGCAGCTACGGATCCGGATGCGATCGGAAGTTACATTATTTCGATGACGAGCCACTTGTCTGACATGTTCGAGGTGTTGTTATTGGCCAAGGAAGTGGGGCTGTGGAAAGCCCGTGGCCGCCGAATCGAAGCTCCGATAGACATTGTACCCCTTTTTGAAACCATCGGAGACTTAGAACAAGCCCTGCCGTTTATGGAGGAATTGTTTACGCACCACCTTTATAAACGACATCTCAAAGCGCGAGGCCAATACCAAGAAATCATGTTGGGGTACTCGGACAGTAACAAAGATGGCGGGTATCTGATGGCAAACTGGGCCTTACACAAAGCACAGGGTGCATTGGCGGCCATTTGCCGCAAACACGAGGTACAATTTCAACTGTTCCACGGACGGGGCGGTTCCGTTGGACGTGGTGGAGGTCGGGCCAATCAAGGAATTTTGGCCATGCCATTGGCTTGTCAAAACGGACGGATTCGATTTACCGAACAAGGAGAAGTAATTTCTTTTCGATATTCGCACAAGGGTATTGCACATCGGCACTTAGAGCAGGTGGTGCATGCCATGATTGCCGCTTTGGCTCAGGCCAATGCACCCGAAGCCGATCTTAGCGGGGGCGTTCCGCCTGAACGTTTTGAAATGATGGAAGCCATTGCACAAGCTGGGCAAGCAGCTTATCACCGATTAATTCATGACCCACACTTCTGGGCATGGTACATCCGGATTACCCCCATCGAACACATTAGCCGATTGAAAATTGCCTCCCGTCCGGTATCCCGTAAATCTGCTTCCGAAGTAGATTTTGAAGGTTTAAGGGCCATTCCGTGGGGATTCGCTTGGACGCAGACCCGCTATAATGTCCCTGGTTGGTTTGGTTTGGGCGAGGCCCTTTCAGGGTATATGGCTGCCGATGCAAGCCGCTTGCAAACACTGCAAGAAGCCTGGCAAAACTGGCCCGTTTTTAGGTCTATGCTCCAGAATGCCGCACGAGAAATGGGACGTGCTCGGCTCAAAATAGCGGCGCAGTACGCAGAAAAGCAACAAGGGCATTTTCATGAAATGATTCTGGCGGATTTTCAAAAGGCGGAGACCGCGATGAAAGCGATTGCGGGTTGGCAAAACCTGATGGACGATGTGCCCGTTATTCAGTCTCTGATTCGCCTCCGAAATCCCTATACCGATGCCATTAATTTATTACAAATCAATTTGATGGAACGGTGGCGCAACAGTTCCGAAGACCATGCAGATCAGGAAAAATTGCATGAAAGCCTCCTCCTAAGCATTAACGGGCTTGCTGCAGCCATGCAAAGTACGGGATGA
- a CDS encoding LacI family DNA-binding transcriptional regulator encodes MPATIKDVAKESGVSVSTVSRWLTGGPVSTHKREKIQLAVQKLNFVSNGAARSLVTKKTYTLGVLLPDMYGGFYSEILRGLDQTAQERGYHLLVSSSHNEQKEIVRAIQAMQGRVDGLVVMSPDIDAASLQSNLPARLPIVLLNCYVEGDAYDSINVDNYGGAYSIVRHLTRLGHRRIALITGSLVNHEVCERLRGYEDALRDAGIAVVSSMRFVGDFNEPSGHRGALALLQFPERPTAIFAMNDGMAIGAMAALRTLGLRVPEEIAIVGFDDIPTSQYLEPPLTSVHVPIFEMGQRAMERLLMAIQEANAHIRRQEKFPTSLVIRRSCGIGQEFQEVTTEM; translated from the coding sequence ATGCCAGCCACCATAAAAGATGTAGCAAAAGAGTCAGGCGTCTCCGTCTCGACGGTCTCGCGTTGGCTGACAGGTGGCCCCGTGAGTACCCATAAACGAGAGAAAATTCAGCTTGCTGTACAGAAGCTAAACTTTGTCTCGAATGGGGCAGCCCGGAGTTTGGTGACCAAAAAAACCTATACTTTGGGAGTTTTATTGCCAGATATGTATGGTGGTTTCTATTCCGAAATCCTGCGTGGATTAGACCAAACCGCGCAAGAACGGGGGTATCACTTGTTGGTTTCGAGTTCTCACAATGAACAAAAGGAGATCGTGCGGGCCATTCAGGCCATGCAAGGCCGTGTAGATGGGTTGGTGGTGATGTCGCCCGACATAGATGCGGCTTCTTTACAGTCTAATTTACCGGCACGTCTCCCCATTGTATTGCTCAACTGCTATGTGGAAGGAGACGCCTATGATTCTATCAATGTAGATAATTATGGTGGGGCCTACTCCATTGTACGGCATCTGACTCGGCTGGGCCATCGTCGGATTGCCCTGATTACAGGTTCTTTGGTGAACCATGAAGTGTGTGAACGCTTGCGCGGGTACGAAGATGCTTTACGGGATGCGGGGATAGCGGTGGTCTCGTCTATGCGCTTTGTGGGTGATTTTAACGAACCCAGTGGTCATCGTGGGGCACTGGCATTGCTACAATTTCCGGAACGTCCGACGGCGATTTTTGCCATGAACGATGGGATGGCCATTGGCGCTATGGCTGCACTGCGCACTCTTGGCCTACGAGTCCCGGAAGAAATTGCCATTGTAGGGTTCGACGACATTCCGACTAGCCAATACTTAGAACCGCCGCTCACCTCGGTCCATGTGCCCATTTTTGAAATGGGGCAAAGGGCCATGGAGCGATTGCTGATGGCCATTCAAGAGGCGAATGCGCATATCCGTCGTCAGGAAAAATTCCCAACCTCGCTGGTCATTCGGCGCTCTTGTGGCATAGGTCAGGAATTTCAGGAAGTAACCACCGAAATGTAA
- a CDS encoding T9SS type A sorting domain-containing protein, with protein sequence MKTFTIRILLTMLLVGGWSTSQAQRADAWWVRSAAGATITLDGNLNEAAWAKAEAKTMEFGKSAGLPGSGWRDEGGRGGNPTDPMKATVKFLLDGNKLYMGVAVADSSVGGSGDWATWDAFLMGFKDKTSANRPLPAAEYFYTFWSPDNPDATKPGAQPHFIGKWGGDGWPPFTAPPRDATRKGAWDGAIKVNGVVNDDSTPDNGYVVEMMFDLGVMGYDFTKPAGDVGLFGMSIWDADWNWPRNAAKFASNRTWWQDPWGNADAFSQIQLWGRPDWTINSTGSAPTVNVDGKIPNATGETMPTIDGGLAEAVWAKAKGMDIRYGDKVLRDGYRGVAPMLSGQFQPEFSGVRADVLDPGDATVKWFYSGTKLYVSVDARDQVVTGDDNYDMWDGFRLMLLDRDPAALTSENLGEARQFVVRVGSDGKMVTDGYLTDLIKNGKAEAALKLKGSTSVNDANDIDLGYTVEIMIDLTALGYPTADNTLFAGMCLFDGDRLADPAKNYSTRTWWFKEHPGAASWAWLVMDDTFKIGVANEDISEVPNGFKLEGNYPNPFNPSTTIRYALPQAGEVNLDVFDVTGRLIRTVYVGAQSTGSQGATFQANGLASGVYLYQVRVKTQKGVYTSPAGKMILMK encoded by the coding sequence ATGAAAACGTTTACGATCCGAATTTTATTAACCATGCTACTCGTTGGCGGTTGGAGCACGAGTCAGGCGCAACGGGCAGATGCCTGGTGGGTGCGCTCGGCGGCGGGTGCTACCATCACCTTAGATGGCAATCTGAATGAAGCGGCATGGGCAAAAGCCGAAGCCAAAACCATGGAATTTGGCAAAAGTGCTGGTTTACCTGGCTCTGGATGGCGGGATGAAGGCGGGCGTGGCGGCAACCCGACAGACCCAATGAAAGCCACTGTCAAATTTTTGTTGGATGGCAATAAATTGTATATGGGCGTTGCCGTTGCCGATAGTTCGGTAGGCGGTTCTGGTGACTGGGCTACTTGGGATGCTTTCCTGATGGGCTTTAAGGACAAGACATCTGCCAACCGTCCTTTGCCAGCTGCCGAATATTTCTATACCTTCTGGTCTCCAGACAATCCCGATGCCACGAAGCCAGGTGCACAACCTCACTTCATTGGTAAATGGGGGGGCGATGGTTGGCCACCGTTTACTGCACCGCCAAGAGATGCCACACGGAAAGGCGCTTGGGATGGTGCGATCAAAGTGAATGGTGTGGTCAATGATGACAGTACGCCAGACAATGGGTATGTCGTAGAAATGATGTTCGACTTGGGGGTGATGGGATATGACTTTACAAAGCCTGCGGGCGATGTGGGCCTTTTTGGCATGTCTATCTGGGATGCAGACTGGAATTGGCCGCGAAATGCTGCAAAATTTGCTTCGAACCGTACTTGGTGGCAAGATCCGTGGGGCAACGCGGATGCTTTTTCACAGATTCAGTTATGGGGTCGTCCAGATTGGACGATCAACTCCACTGGAAGTGCGCCCACCGTGAATGTGGACGGTAAGATTCCAAATGCTACAGGAGAAACCATGCCGACAATTGATGGGGGATTGGCCGAAGCCGTTTGGGCCAAAGCCAAAGGTATGGATATCCGTTATGGTGATAAGGTGCTTCGCGATGGTTACCGGGGTGTTGCCCCTATGCTAAGCGGACAATTTCAGCCTGAGTTTAGCGGTGTCCGTGCGGACGTGCTTGATCCGGGAGATGCAACCGTTAAGTGGTTCTATTCTGGAACAAAATTGTATGTCTCGGTGGATGCTCGAGACCAAGTCGTAACTGGCGATGACAACTACGACATGTGGGATGGCTTCCGCTTGATGTTATTAGACCGTGATCCGGCAGCACTAACGTCCGAAAATTTGGGCGAGGCCCGTCAGTTTGTTGTGCGCGTCGGTTCGGATGGTAAAATGGTGACCGATGGCTACCTGACCGATCTGATCAAAAATGGCAAAGCTGAAGCGGCGCTCAAGTTGAAAGGTTCTACTTCTGTGAACGATGCCAATGACATTGACCTTGGCTATACCGTTGAGATCATGATTGACCTTACCGCACTGGGTTATCCTACTGCGGACAATACCTTGTTTGCAGGTATGTGTCTTTTTGACGGCGACCGTTTGGCAGATCCGGCCAAAAACTACAGTACGCGTACATGGTGGTTCAAAGAACACCCGGGTGCTGCTTCATGGGCTTGGCTGGTGATGGATGATACCTTCAAAATTGGGGTGGCGAACGAAGATATATCCGAAGTACCAAACGGATTTAAACTCGAAGGCAATTATCCGAACCCCTTTAATCCGTCCACAACCATTCGTTATGCACTGCCGCAAGCTGGAGAAGTGAATCTGGACGTATTTGATGTAACTGGTCGCCTTATTCGCACGGTTTATGTGGGTGCCCAAAGCACTGGATCGCAGGGCGCTACCTTCCAAGCGAATGGATTGGCATCGGGCGTTTACCTGTACCAAGTACGGGTAAAAACCCAAAAGGGCGTTTACACCAGTCCGGCTGGTAAAATGATCCTGATGAAATAA
- a CDS encoding TonB-dependent receptor, whose amino-acid sequence MKGLRLILLLCSTLYGQMAYAQTGKLSGKVTDTNGITLIGVTVALPGTQLGAVTDTEGYFAILRIPPGTYSVRYSYIGYQTLTISGVRVNSNQTTTQNATLSEETLQGGEVTVVAERPIVDVSQTSSMTSLSKEDIAVLPVQNIGEIVNLQAGVVDGHFRGGRQGEVQYQVDGVSVNNPYNNSSSLELDRSLLQEVQVISGTFDAEYGQAMSGVVNAVLRSGDLDRFEVNLEAFGGSYYSTTNNSYTNANRFPHLDKLSPVNQRNLQASVSGPFIKQTTFLVSGQHLANDGYLFGERRFLPSDRSDLEQRIFNPTGDGAVVPMNFSYESNLLAKVSNRSIKNLKLEYQAITNWIKRKYYNDTWRLNPDGVKSPRQFSVVHGLNITHTLSDKRFYELTFRQNKFDYKDMLFEDLTNPLYLEWGRPQGDSNYEDGAVVQGADLGRFIQTTDALVAKGAYTDQITKAHLLKIGFEVMRSDISFGAPGIITETNVDGVQILQPRTDLPEAKTTDFSPIQASLFAQDRLEWGDLRIRGGFRLEYFDARTTVPSELRNPANAISGAPASVPKATTVKLALAPRLGISFPILDRASVFFSYGHFYQMPGLGQLFQNADYSVLKDLQAGGISYGVMGNPDLRPEFTTQYEFGFKSALNRDLGLDLSLFYKDIRDLLGVEFVQTFTAAEYARLTNVDFGGVRGFTLSLDQRTAAGLNASVDYTLQVAVGNSSDPRETANRAAAGEDPRPRQVAFNWDQRHTLNGSLTWYRANNFNLTAILRFGSGQPYTPELGSTFGSDLEPNSGRKANFFLLDLRAEKYFKLGKWNATGFIRAFNLTDEHAVNGFVFANTGSPYYSLTPEANRSQLRNPGRFAQPRRIEAGITLRGIFKKP is encoded by the coding sequence ATGAAAGGTCTGCGTCTGATCCTGTTGCTGTGCAGTACACTGTATGGCCAGATGGCTTACGCCCAAACCGGTAAACTTTCCGGAAAAGTAACCGATACAAATGGCATAACCCTTATTGGGGTGACGGTGGCATTGCCCGGAACCCAATTGGGAGCGGTTACGGATACCGAGGGCTATTTTGCAATTTTACGTATTCCGCCGGGTACTTATTCGGTACGGTATAGCTACATTGGCTACCAAACGCTGACCATTTCTGGGGTACGGGTTAATTCAAACCAAACCACTACCCAAAATGCCACCTTATCCGAGGAGACCTTACAAGGTGGTGAAGTGACGGTGGTGGCCGAACGACCTATTGTGGATGTTTCACAAACCAGTTCTATGACCAGTTTGTCTAAGGAAGACATTGCGGTATTACCCGTGCAAAACATTGGCGAAATTGTAAACCTTCAAGCAGGTGTGGTAGATGGACACTTTCGGGGTGGAAGACAAGGTGAAGTACAATACCAAGTGGACGGGGTATCGGTTAATAATCCCTACAACAACAGTTCCTCTTTAGAATTAGACCGCTCGTTGTTGCAAGAAGTTCAGGTAATTTCCGGAACGTTTGATGCTGAATACGGACAGGCCATGTCTGGCGTGGTAAATGCGGTATTGCGTAGTGGAGACTTAGACCGCTTTGAAGTGAACCTCGAAGCCTTTGGCGGAAGTTATTATTCCACCACAAACAATAGCTATACCAATGCCAACCGTTTTCCGCATTTAGACAAATTAAGCCCCGTCAACCAACGCAATCTTCAAGCGAGTGTGAGTGGCCCCTTTATCAAGCAGACGACCTTTTTGGTCAGTGGGCAGCATTTAGCGAATGACGGATATTTGTTTGGTGAACGACGTTTTTTGCCTTCCGACCGTTCAGATTTGGAACAACGCATTTTTAATCCTACCGGAGATGGGGCTGTTGTTCCGATGAACTTTTCCTATGAATCCAATCTTCTGGCAAAGGTCTCGAACCGTTCCATTAAAAACCTAAAGTTAGAATACCAAGCCATTACAAATTGGATTAAACGCAAATATTATAACGACACTTGGCGGCTAAATCCGGATGGCGTTAAATCACCCCGGCAGTTCTCGGTTGTACATGGATTGAACATTACCCATACATTGTCGGATAAACGGTTTTACGAATTAACCTTCCGTCAAAATAAATTTGATTACAAAGATATGTTATTCGAGGACTTAACGAATCCCTTGTATTTAGAGTGGGGGCGTCCTCAGGGTGATAGCAATTATGAAGATGGAGCGGTGGTACAAGGGGCAGACTTAGGCCGATTTATTCAGACAACGGATGCTTTGGTAGCAAAAGGTGCTTATACGGATCAGATTACCAAGGCGCATCTGCTCAAAATTGGCTTTGAAGTAATGCGCTCAGATATTTCCTTTGGGGCGCCAGGGATCATTACCGAAACCAATGTGGACGGGGTACAGATTTTGCAGCCCCGTACCGATCTTCCGGAAGCCAAAACGACTGATTTTAGCCCGATTCAGGCCTCTCTCTTTGCACAAGATCGCTTAGAATGGGGAGATTTACGTATTCGGGGTGGTTTTCGATTGGAGTATTTTGATGCACGAACGACAGTACCAAGTGAACTACGAAACCCGGCCAATGCCATTAGTGGAGCACCTGCTTCGGTGCCAAAAGCCACCACAGTAAAACTGGCACTCGCACCCCGATTGGGCATCTCGTTCCCCATTTTAGACAGGGCATCGGTCTTTTTCTCGTATGGCCATTTTTATCAAATGCCTGGTTTGGGACAATTATTCCAGAATGCCGACTATTCCGTGTTGAAAGACCTTCAGGCAGGAGGGATTTCCTATGGGGTAATGGGAAATCCGGACTTGAGGCCTGAGTTTACAACGCAGTATGAGTTTGGATTTAAATCTGCTTTAAACCGCGATTTGGGATTGGACTTGAGTTTGTTTTATAAGGACATCCGCGATCTTTTGGGCGTAGAATTTGTACAAACGTTTACCGCCGCAGAATACGCCCGCCTAACCAATGTGGACTTTGGGGGCGTGAGAGGGTTTACCCTTTCTTTAGACCAGCGAACGGCTGCAGGTTTGAATGCCTCGGTGGACTATACACTACAAGTCGCTGTCGGAAACAGCAGTGATCCCCGCGAGACGGCCAATCGTGCCGCTGCCGGAGAAGACCCGCGCCCACGACAAGTGGCTTTTAACTGGGATCAGCGCCACACCCTCAATGGATCGCTTACATGGTATCGGGCCAATAATTTTAACTTGACGGCCATCTTGCGTTTTGGAAGTGGGCAGCCTTATACGCCGGAACTGGGTTCCACTTTTGGATCGGACTTGGAACCGAATTCGGGTCGCAAGGCCAATTTTTTCTTGTTGGATTTGCGTGCAGAAAAATATTTCAAACTGGGCAAATGGAATGCAACCGGATTTATCCGAGCATTTAACCTGACGGATGAACACGCGGTGAATGGTTTTGTATTTGCCAATACAGGCAGCCCCTATTATTCTTTAACGCCCGAAGCCAACCGAAGCCAACTCCGAAATCCGGGCCGTTTTGCACAACCAAGGCGCATCGAGGCTGGCATAACCCTGCGTGGTATTTTTAAAAAACCTTGA
- a CDS encoding PorV/PorQ family protein, with product MKVLVFLVSLFLNLTLAYAQSKTGTTIGQFLLIEPSARALGMGNASVTLYGDPSAGYFNPAAPAWEPRTAVQFSHGAWLVGISHQYATTDIRMGKADALSIHVTSLNSGDIAVRTVEQPLGTGEQYQVRDLAMSVGYSRKLSDRFSAGVNLKYVTERIWNSSLQAGALDFGVMYQLPFGAQLGASLANFGTKGKFDGKDLRVRFDANPDKYGDNSSLPAALVTDAHQLPVLFRVGMDYPVQLGRKAKAVFAINAFHPSDNTESVSLGTEVTLFDTFSLRGGYQHLFQQDHETGLTLGAGINYEIEQYRFRFDYGWADFGRLGSSQRFGFAFDF from the coding sequence ATGAAGGTACTTGTTTTTCTGGTTTCCCTTTTCCTGAACCTGACTTTGGCCTATGCGCAAAGCAAAACAGGAACCACCATCGGACAGTTTTTGCTAATTGAACCCAGTGCCCGTGCTTTGGGCATGGGCAATGCTTCGGTAACGTTATACGGAGATCCTTCTGCGGGCTATTTTAACCCCGCTGCCCCTGCTTGGGAGCCTCGGACGGCTGTACAGTTCTCTCATGGTGCTTGGCTGGTGGGAATTTCTCATCAGTATGCCACGACTGATATCCGAATGGGAAAAGCTGATGCACTCTCCATTCACGTCACTTCCTTAAACTCTGGCGATATTGCCGTTCGTACCGTAGAGCAACCTTTGGGTACAGGAGAGCAATATCAAGTGCGAGATTTGGCGATGAGTGTGGGGTACAGCCGTAAACTCAGCGATCGGTTTTCGGCAGGCGTCAATCTTAAATACGTAACAGAGCGCATTTGGAATTCTTCGCTTCAAGCCGGAGCTTTGGATTTTGGGGTGATGTATCAATTGCCTTTTGGCGCACAATTGGGGGCAAGTTTGGCTAATTTTGGCACAAAAGGGAAGTTTGATGGTAAAGACCTTCGGGTTCGCTTTGACGCCAATCCGGATAAATATGGGGATAATTCCAGTTTACCCGCAGCCTTGGTCACCGATGCGCATCAATTGCCCGTTCTTTTTAGGGTTGGGATGGATTATCCTGTTCAATTAGGCCGTAAAGCAAAAGCCGTATTCGCCATAAATGCCTTCCATCCAAGCGACAATACGGAAAGTGTGAGTTTGGGAACGGAAGTTACCCTTTTCGACACATTTTCCCTTCGTGGTGGCTATCAGCACCTGTTTCAACAAGACCACGAAACGGGTCTCACATTGGGCGCTGGGATAAATTATGAAATAGAACAATACCGCTTCCGGTTCGATTATGGCTGGGCGGACTTTGGCCGCTTGGGAAGTAGTCAGCGTTTTGGGTTTGCCTTCGACTTTTAA